In one window of Oscillospiraceae bacterium DNA:
- a CDS encoding homoserine dehydrogenase: protein MVNIALIGFGVVGSGVFEMVTKNSEALKTSCGDDINVKYVLDIRDFSSHPSAEKFVKDIDIILNDNEVSVVVEAMGGSHPAYEYTMACLNAKKSVITSNKEVVATFGESMLKCANENGVRYLYEASVGGGIPIIRPLHKCLSGNDITKVFGILNGTTNYILTQMFKNQKSYADALKEAQEKGYAERDPRADVEGIDTCRKICIISDIVFGAFVDPNEVHTEGIPAVTAEDVSYAESRGCSIKLLGYTEKRDDGIVILVAPFMVSKDFILSNVDDVYNAVTVYGNCVQDVTFCGRGAGKLPTASAMVGDIIEAVNHPAFPNREFGRVNINICDHKTQPFSFYVKASGNISDAFADSEILCENAQGAVVITAPMTEHQLEEKAEKYNLKLDRVIRCL, encoded by the coding sequence GTGGTAAATATTGCATTGATAGGCTTTGGGGTTGTAGGCTCCGGAGTGTTTGAAATGGTGACAAAAAACAGCGAGGCTTTAAAGACATCCTGCGGTGATGATATTAATGTAAAATATGTACTTGATATCAGAGATTTTTCATCCCATCCGTCGGCTGAAAAATTCGTAAAGGATATAGATATTATTCTTAATGATAATGAGGTTTCTGTGGTAGTTGAAGCTATGGGCGGCTCTCACCCGGCGTATGAATATACCATGGCGTGCCTTAATGCTAAAAAGAGTGTTATCACTTCCAACAAAGAAGTGGTTGCTACTTTTGGTGAAAGTATGCTTAAATGCGCCAACGAAAACGGCGTGCGTTATCTTTATGAGGCAAGTGTTGGCGGTGGTATACCCATAATTCGTCCTCTGCATAAATGCCTCAGCGGTAACGATATTACAAAGGTGTTCGGCATTCTTAACGGAACAACCAACTACATCCTTACGCAAATGTTCAAAAACCAGAAGTCGTATGCAGACGCACTCAAAGAAGCTCAGGAGAAGGGCTATGCCGAGCGTGACCCTCGTGCAGATGTTGAAGGCATAGATACCTGCCGTAAGATTTGTATTATTTCCGATATTGTTTTCGGTGCTTTTGTTGATCCCAACGAGGTTCACACAGAGGGTATTCCCGCGGTTACTGCAGAGGACGTGAGCTATGCCGAAAGCAGAGGATGCTCCATAAAGCTTTTGGGTTATACCGAGAAGCGCGATGACGGAATTGTGATTCTTGTGGCACCTTTTATGGTTTCAAAAGACTTTATTCTCTCCAATGTGGATGATGTTTACAACGCTGTAACCGTTTACGGCAATTGTGTTCAGGATGTTACCTTCTGCGGCAGAGGCGCAGGTAAATTGCCTACTGCTTCGGCAATGGTTGGCGATATAATTGAGGCGGTAAACCATCCCGCGTTTCCCAATCGTGAGTTTGGCAGAGTAAATATCAATATTTGTGACCATAAGACCCAACCATTCTCGTTTTATGTTAAGGCAAGCGGCAATATTTCGGATGCTTTCGCTGATAGTGAAATTCTTTGCGAGAACGCACAGGGCGCGGTTGTTATTACTGCACCGATGACAGAACATCAGCTCGAAGAAAAGGCTGAAAAATACAATCTCAAGCTTGATAGAGTTATCAGATGCCTGTGA
- a CDS encoding 3-phosphoglycerate dehydrogenase: MYNIKLLNKIASCGTDLFDAKYNVGENVEKASAIMVRSASMHEMEFEPELCAIARAGAGVNNIPLDVCAEKGIVVFNTPGANANAVKELAICALLLSSRKITAGVEWAKTLEGNEDVAKAVEKGKGQFVGPELKGKKLGVIGLGAIGVMVANTAAHLGMTVYGYDPYLTVDAAWNLSRSIVKANELKTIYENCDYISVHVPSTPETKGMFNKETYSMMKDGVRIINLSRADLFNTSDTLDAVKSGKIATYVTDFPTAETINVDNIIAIPHLGASTPESEDNCAVMAAEELIDFLENGNIRNSVNYPTVILPRSTDKRICILHKNIPSMVSQITTVLAEDKVNIENMQNKSKKEYAYTMIEVNGDVADKIIADISAIEGVIKAFVK; encoded by the coding sequence ATGTACAATATCAAACTTCTCAATAAAATTGCTTCATGCGGTACAGACCTCTTTGATGCAAAGTACAATGTTGGTGAAAATGTAGAAAAAGCCTCTGCGATAATGGTTCGCTCTGCCTCCATGCATGAAATGGAGTTTGAGCCGGAATTGTGTGCAATTGCACGCGCCGGTGCGGGCGTCAACAACATTCCGCTGGATGTTTGCGCCGAAAAGGGAATTGTTGTCTTCAATACCCCCGGTGCTAACGCAAATGCTGTTAAGGAGCTTGCTATCTGCGCACTGCTTCTTTCTTCCAGAAAGATAACTGCAGGTGTTGAATGGGCAAAAACTCTTGAGGGCAACGAAGATGTTGCGAAAGCTGTTGAAAAAGGCAAGGGTCAGTTTGTAGGTCCCGAGCTTAAAGGCAAAAAGCTGGGTGTAATTGGTCTGGGTGCAATCGGCGTTATGGTTGCCAACACAGCTGCCCACCTTGGTATGACTGTGTATGGCTATGACCCTTATCTGACTGTTGATGCAGCATGGAATCTCTCACGCAGCATAGTAAAAGCAAATGAACTTAAGACCATTTACGAAAACTGCGATTATATTTCTGTGCATGTTCCTTCCACCCCCGAAACCAAGGGCATGTTCAACAAGGAAACATATTCTATGATGAAAGACGGCGTGAGAATTATTAACCTTTCCCGCGCTGACCTTTTCAACACATCAGATACACTGGATGCAGTAAAATCCGGTAAGATAGCAACCTATGTTACTGACTTCCCGACTGCCGAAACTATCAATGTCGATAATATTATTGCTATTCCTCATTTGGGCGCATCTACTCCCGAATCCGAGGACAACTGTGCAGTCATGGCGGCAGAGGAACTTATTGACTTTCTTGAAAACGGTAATATCAGAAATTCCGTAAACTATCCCACTGTAATTCTTCCTCGTTCTACCGATAAGCGTATTTGCATTCTTCACAAAAATATTCCTTCCATGGTTTCTCAGATTACCACTGTTCTTGCCGAAGATAAGGTGAACATCGAAAACATGCAGAATAAATCCAAAAAGGAATATGCTTATACCATGATTGAGGTTAACGGAGATGTGGCGGATAAGATAATCGCTGATATTTCCGCAATTGAAGGCGTTATCAAAGCGTTTGTTAAATAA
- the pheS gene encoding phenylalanine--tRNA ligase subunit alpha encodes MKDKLQQIRLAAKDELNNIQNPEELEQLKVKYLGKKGELTAILRSMSTLSAEERPVIGQFANEVRADIEKFIEEKRISLADVVMKQKLKAEKIDVTIPGKKRQLGHTHPLTATSREIEKIFLSMGFDVLEGPEIEYVSNNFDALNAPDNHPSRDLTDTFYINPEILLRTQTSPMQARIMRSGKPPIRVVCPGRVYRSDEVDATHSPMFHQMEGLVVDKNIVMGDLKGTLEVFAKSMFGEDARIRFRPHHFPFTEPSAEVDISCFVCGGKGCRVCKGEGWIEILGAGMVHPNVLRNCGIDPEEYSGFAFGLGIERVAMRRYNIDDMRLLYENDMRFLSQF; translated from the coding sequence ATGAAAGACAAGTTACAACAGATAAGGCTTGCCGCTAAGGATGAACTGAATAACATTCAGAATCCCGAAGAGCTTGAACAATTAAAGGTCAAGTATCTGGGCAAAAAGGGTGAGCTTACCGCAATTTTGCGTTCGATGAGTACACTTAGTGCTGAGGAACGTCCTGTTATCGGTCAGTTTGCCAATGAAGTAAGAGCCGATATAGAAAAATTTATTGAAGAAAAACGCATCTCACTTGCTGATGTTGTCATGAAGCAAAAGCTCAAGGCGGAGAAGATTGACGTTACCATCCCCGGTAAAAAGCGTCAACTCGGTCACACTCATCCGCTTACTGCTACTTCCCGCGAGATCGAGAAAATATTTCTCAGTATGGGATTTGATGTTCTGGAAGGCCCCGAAATCGAGTACGTAAGTAACAACTTTGATGCTCTCAATGCGCCCGATAACCATCCTTCCCGCGATCTTACCGATACATTCTATATAAATCCCGAAATTCTCCTGCGCACACAAACCTCTCCTATGCAGGCAAGAATAATGCGCTCCGGAAAGCCTCCGATACGCGTTGTTTGCCCGGGCAGAGTTTACCGCTCGGATGAGGTTGATGCTACCCATTCTCCCATGTTCCACCAGATGGAGGGTCTTGTCGTTGACAAAAACATTGTTATGGGTGACCTTAAAGGTACACTTGAAGTGTTTGCCAAGAGCATGTTTGGTGAAGATGCGAGAATTCGTTTCCGTCCTCATCATTTCCCTTTCACCGAACCTTCTGCAGAGGTTGATATCTCTTGCTTTGTGTGTGGCGGTAAAGGCTGTCGCGTTTGTAAAGGTGAGGGTTGGATCGAAATACTCGGTGCAGGTATGGTACATCCCAATGTGCTTCGAAACTGTGGCATAGACCCCGAAGAGTATTCCGGATTTGCGTTCGGTCTTGGTATTGAGCGTGTTGCAATGAGAAGATATAACATTGACGATATGCGCCTTTTGTATGAAAACGATATGCGCTTCCTGTCGCAGTTTTAG
- the serC gene encoding 3-phosphoserine/phosphohydroxythreonine transaminase has translation MRVYNFSAGPSSLPLPVLEKAAAEMVEYQDSGMSVMEMSHRSPVYEKIIADAQATFRKVMNIPDNYKVLFMQGGATTQFAAVPLNLMNKNKKADYVISGQFSKKAYQEAKKFGDVRVLASSEDKNFTYIPTFKKEDIRPDADYVHICFNNTIFGTKFPEIPDTGDIPLVADLSSCILSEPVDVTKFGLIYAGAQKNMGPSGLTVVIVREDLIGNIRENSPVMFDYKIMADNDSMYNTPPCYAIYIAKLVFEWVESLGGLTEMKKINEKKCKILYDFLDNSKRFIAPVEKGSRSMMNVTFVTGDADLDKKFCKEAEANGFVNIKGHRSVGGMRASIYNAMPIEGVEKLVAFMKKFEEENK, from the coding sequence ATGAGAGTTTATAATTTTTCCGCAGGTCCTTCCTCTCTCCCTTTGCCGGTGCTTGAAAAAGCAGCCGCTGAAATGGTTGAATATCAGGATTCGGGTATGTCCGTTATGGAAATGAGCCATCGCTCACCCGTGTACGAAAAGATAATTGCAGATGCTCAGGCTACTTTCAGAAAAGTAATGAATATTCCCGATAACTATAAGGTTCTCTTTATGCAGGGCGGTGCGACCACCCAGTTTGCTGCTGTACCTCTTAACCTTATGAATAAGAACAAGAAGGCAGACTATGTTATTTCCGGTCAGTTCTCCAAAAAGGCTTACCAGGAAGCTAAAAAGTTTGGTGACGTAAGAGTTCTTGCTTCCAGTGAAGACAAAAACTTTACATATATTCCTACCTTCAAGAAAGAAGATATCCGTCCCGATGCAGACTATGTTCATATCTGCTTCAATAACACTATTTTCGGTACAAAATTCCCCGAAATCCCCGACACCGGAGATATTCCTCTTGTCGCAGACCTTTCCAGCTGTATTCTTTCCGAACCGGTTGACGTTACAAAGTTCGGTCTTATTTACGCGGGCGCACAGAAGAACATGGGTCCCTCCGGTCTTACTGTTGTTATCGTAAGAGAAGATCTTATCGGCAATATCAGAGAGAATTCTCCTGTTATGTTTGACTACAAAATTATGGCTGATAACGACTCGATGTACAATACACCTCCTTGCTATGCAATTTATATTGCAAAGCTTGTGTTTGAATGGGTTGAAAGCCTCGGCGGTCTTACCGAAATGAAGAAAATCAATGAGAAGAAATGTAAAATCCTCTACGATTTCCTTGATAATTCCAAGAGATTTATAGCTCCTGTCGAAAAAGGCTCCCGTTCCATGATGAACGTTACCTTCGTTACCGGCGATGCTGATCTGGACAAGAAGTTCTGCAAGGAAGCAGAAGCTAACGGCTTTGTAAATATAAAAGGTCACCGTTCCGTCGGCGGTATGCGTGCTTCAATCTACAATGCTATGCCTATCGAAGGCGTAGAAAAGCTTGTTGCTTTCATGAAGAAATTTGAGGAGGAAAATAAATAA